In a single window of the Methanolobus psychrophilus R15 genome:
- a CDS encoding CO dehydrogenase/acetyl-CoA synthase complex subunit epsilon, which translates to MSKISTGHFSIEDLENVQITIGKIVGAIEEKVAEERDVGPTPKPSVSALRDWDHQLLTRYQPVYTPQCDQCCYCTFGKCDLGGNKEGACGINLAAHQSREFLLRVITGAAAHSGHGRHLLHYLIERHGRDHPLDLGPSNLLAPNVQMVTGIKPKTLGDLEAAIEYVEEQLTQLLATVHMGQEGAAIDFESKAMHGGMLDHVGMEISDLAQISCMGMPKSDPEAPLAEIGMGCIDATKPMLLVIGHNVAGVANMIDYMHENDLSDKIELGGLCCTAIDMIRYQMDKGGKPYAKVVGTLAKELKMIRSGIPDVIVVDEQCVRADVLDEAKRLSIPVITCNEKIMYGLRNRSKDKADDIIEDLASGKEAGALILDLDLLGEVAPRLVMKVAPIRKEKGIKALPSDEELTALAGKCVHCGACELVCPNNLPIMDAMKACVEGDLTKFESLHDHCVACGRCDQDCPKDIPVLDVIEKASQKAISQEKGLIRSGRGQISDPEIRQEGVNLVMGTTPGIIALVGCSNYPEGTKDLYKLAEEMLKRNYIMITSGCSAMDLGMYKDEDGKTLYERYPAKFLGGNLINVGSCVSNSHITGTAIKVAAIFAQRNITGNYEEIADYIMNRIGAVGVAWGAYSQKAGSIATGCNRLGIPVVVGPHGSKYRRALIGKPYEEEHWKLYDARNGEDLAIPASPEFLLTTVESVEELMPMLAKNCIRPSDNNMGRMIKLTHYIELSQKYLGQMPEDWHRFVRTETDLPLAKREELLKMLEKDHGWEIDWKRKKILSGPRMKSDVSAQPTNLKRLCKGEC; encoded by the coding sequence ATGAGCAAGATATCAACCGGACATTTTTCCATTGAAGACCTGGAAAATGTCCAGATCACGATCGGGAAGATAGTCGGCGCTATAGAAGAAAAGGTGGCGGAAGAAAGAGATGTGGGACCAACTCCTAAACCCAGTGTCTCCGCCCTCAGGGACTGGGATCACCAGTTGCTCACCCGCTATCAGCCAGTATATACCCCGCAGTGTGACCAATGTTGCTACTGTACTTTTGGGAAGTGCGATCTGGGCGGGAACAAGGAAGGTGCCTGTGGCATAAACCTGGCTGCCCACCAGTCCCGCGAGTTCCTGCTCAGGGTCATCACCGGCGCAGCTGCCCACTCGGGACATGGCAGACACCTCCTGCACTATCTGATAGAACGTCACGGACGTGACCATCCCCTAGACCTGGGACCATCAAACCTGCTTGCACCCAATGTCCAGATGGTTACGGGCATCAAGCCAAAGACCCTTGGAGATCTCGAAGCTGCAATCGAGTATGTGGAAGAGCAACTCACACAGCTGCTTGCAACAGTCCACATGGGACAGGAAGGCGCAGCTATAGACTTCGAGTCTAAGGCAATGCACGGCGGAATGCTTGACCATGTAGGCATGGAAATCTCCGACCTCGCCCAGATATCCTGCATGGGAATGCCAAAATCCGACCCGGAGGCGCCGCTGGCAGAGATAGGCATGGGATGCATAGATGCCACCAAACCCATGTTGCTGGTCATCGGACACAACGTTGCAGGTGTAGCCAACATGATCGATTACATGCATGAGAATGACCTCTCAGACAAGATAGAGCTGGGTGGCCTGTGCTGCACTGCCATTGACATGATCCGCTACCAGATGGATAAGGGTGGCAAGCCTTATGCAAAGGTCGTGGGAACTCTTGCAAAGGAACTCAAGATGATACGTTCGGGCATACCGGATGTCATCGTCGTCGACGAGCAGTGTGTGAGAGCAGACGTACTGGATGAAGCTAAAAGACTTTCCATCCCGGTCATCACCTGTAATGAAAAGATTATGTACGGACTGCGCAACCGCTCAAAGGACAAGGCTGACGACATCATCGAGGATCTTGCCAGCGGAAAAGAGGCAGGGGCACTCATACTTGACCTGGACTTGCTTGGCGAGGTTGCCCCAAGGCTTGTAATGAAAGTGGCTCCCATACGCAAAGAAAAGGGCATTAAGGCGCTCCCGAGTGATGAAGAGCTCACCGCGCTGGCTGGAAAGTGTGTACACTGCGGTGCATGTGAACTGGTCTGTCCGAACAACCTTCCAATCATGGACGCAATGAAAGCCTGTGTGGAAGGTGACCTGACAAAATTCGAAAGCCTGCATGACCACTGCGTTGCCTGCGGAAGGTGCGACCAGGATTGTCCAAAGGACATACCGGTCCTGGATGTCATCGAAAAGGCTTCACAGAAGGCCATCAGCCAGGAGAAGGGCCTGATACGCTCCGGTAGGGGACAGATAAGCGACCCGGAGATCAGGCAGGAAGGCGTTAACCTGGTCATGGGAACTACACCAGGGATCATTGCCCTGGTAGGTTGCTCCAACTATCCGGAGGGCACTAAGGACCTGTATAAACTTGCCGAGGAGATGCTCAAGAGGAACTACATCATGATCACATCAGGCTGCTCTGCAATGGACCTGGGGATGTACAAGGATGAGGACGGCAAGACCCTTTACGAGAGATATCCTGCAAAATTCCTTGGAGGAAACCTCATTAACGTAGGCTCCTGTGTATCCAACTCACATATAACCGGGACAGCGATCAAGGTAGCAGCTATCTTTGCGCAGCGCAACATCACCGGAAACTACGAGGAGATCGCCGATTACATCATGAACCGTATTGGTGCTGTCGGTGTTGCATGGGGTGCCTATTCACAGAAGGCAGGCTCTATTGCAACCGGATGTAACAGGCTTGGAATCCCGGTGGTTGTCGGGCCACATGGTTCAAAATACAGGAGAGCCCTAATAGGCAAGCCGTATGAAGAAGAGCACTGGAAGCTCTATGATGCAAGGAACGGAGAGGATCTGGCAATACCTGCTTCACCCGAGTTCCTCCTGACAACTGTTGAATCCGTCGAGGAGCTTATGCCCATGCTTGCAAAGAACTGCATACGCCCGTCGGACAACAACATGGGAAGGATGATCAAGCTGACACACTATATAGAACTCAGCCAGAAGTACCTTGGGCAGATGCCCGAAGACTGGCACAGGTTCGTCAGGACAGAGACAGACCTTCCGCTTGCAAAGCGTGAAGAGCTCCTTAAGATGCTTGAAAAAGACCATGGATGGGAGATCGACTGGAAGAGGAAGAAGATCCTCTCAGGCCCGAGGATGAAGTCAGATGTCTCAGCCCAGCCTACAAACCTCAAGAGACTTTGCAAGGGAGAGTGCTGA
- a CDS encoding rhomboid family protein, with the protein MDKKCWICGREEHLPFKCRFCGKVFCSQHRLPEQHACVGLEQLKQHSPDGSNRANRQSGTDDIMKDVLKSTAKYAAKSAFQGIRNNVSYSMRSSPSMAIIYLCLFSFLLQKILEPMGINYFQFFMFVPINFLAQPWTLITHLFLHNGFFHLFFNMMVLFFFGPELERRAGKATFLRVYFIAGIVAVLGYSLTTSQPNIGVVGASGAIMGVFAALAVIAPEIRVYVYFIPMRIVHALILFALVDFLLIGANDMVAHTAHLTGILIGLLMGLRIKKSQQRSGWNDAYRY; encoded by the coding sequence TTGGATAAAAAATGCTGGATATGCGGCAGGGAAGAGCACTTACCTTTCAAATGCCGTTTTTGTGGAAAGGTATTCTGTTCACAGCACAGGCTTCCTGAGCAGCATGCATGCGTGGGCCTTGAGCAATTGAAACAACACAGCCCAGACGGTTCAAACCGCGCGAACAGACAGTCTGGGACAGATGATATCATGAAGGATGTGCTAAAGAGCACTGCCAAATATGCCGCAAAGAGTGCGTTCCAAGGAATCAGGAACAATGTAAGTTACTCCATGAGAAGCAGCCCTTCCATGGCAATTATATATCTTTGCCTGTTCTCGTTCCTCTTACAAAAGATACTGGAGCCAATGGGCATAAATTATTTTCAATTTTTTATGTTTGTACCTATAAACTTCTTGGCACAGCCATGGACTTTAATCACTCATCTATTCCTTCACAACGGTTTCTTTCATCTGTTCTTCAACATGATGGTACTGTTCTTTTTCGGCCCGGAACTTGAGCGTAGGGCAGGTAAAGCTACCTTCCTGCGGGTCTACTTCATTGCAGGTATCGTTGCGGTCTTAGGTTACTCTCTAACCACTTCGCAACCTAATATCGGCGTGGTCGGGGCAAGTGGTGCCATAATGGGTGTGTTTGCAGCACTCGCGGTCATTGCGCCGGAAATCCGTGTTTATGTGTATTTCATCCCTATGAGAATAGTGCATGCTTTAATCCTGTTCGCACTGGTTGACTTCTTACTGATAGGAGCTAACGATATGGTGGCTCACACTGCCCACCTCACAGGCATACTGATAGGTCTTCTTATGGGACTAAGGATCAAAAAGAGTCAGCAAAGGTCTGGCTGGAATGATGCCTACCGGTACTGA
- a CDS encoding acetyl-CoA decarbonylase/synthase complex subunit delta has translation MTQKMKLTQLTEMLQELNIESLEGVTIEGDIELNITGGGGLNPALAYALGSEISQISLHMANIGRMLGFPAEQLFASAFGMNGIPGPQAPSLGTTSRMQELLTSKFEVAKMSNWNNPIQEVTLGATSADGGSRKSTVTIGGENALPYYFDAAMPHRNYVTMDVFDMPIGMAKAVKSNYDDVINDPAEWAKKVVRDFNADMVTIHLISTDPLIKDTSARDAAKVVEDVLQAVDVPIVIGGSGNPEKDPEVLEKAAEVAAGERVLLASASLNLDYERIARAAVEHGHVVLSWTQLEINAQKELNRKLMKQCKVPRDSIVMDPTTAALGYGLDYAYTNMERIRLAGLMGDDELTFPMSSGTTNAWGARESWMVASPLKQDSDWGPREYRGPIWEIVTGLALSLAGNDMFMMMHPTSVQVLKEITQTLYGSIEAEELDISNWIGAEV, from the coding sequence ATGACACAGAAAATGAAGTTGACGCAACTTACTGAGATGTTGCAGGAACTCAATATAGAGTCTCTCGAAGGAGTGACCATTGAAGGCGACATCGAACTGAATATCACAGGTGGCGGAGGGCTTAACCCTGCGCTGGCCTATGCGCTTGGAAGCGAGATATCACAGATATCCCTGCACATGGCCAATATAGGAAGGATGCTCGGGTTCCCTGCGGAACAGTTATTCGCATCTGCTTTTGGCATGAATGGCATCCCTGGGCCCCAGGCACCTTCACTTGGGACTACTTCAAGGATGCAGGAGCTTCTGACCTCTAAGTTTGAGGTCGCAAAGATGAGCAACTGGAACAACCCTATCCAGGAAGTGACATTAGGTGCCACATCAGCAGACGGAGGTTCCAGGAAGAGCACAGTGACGATCGGCGGAGAGAATGCGCTTCCTTATTATTTTGACGCCGCAATGCCTCACAGGAACTACGTGACAATGGACGTGTTTGACATGCCCATTGGAATGGCAAAAGCTGTCAAGTCCAATTATGATGATGTTATCAATGACCCTGCGGAATGGGCCAAGAAGGTCGTTCGTGATTTCAATGCGGACATGGTGACCATTCACCTCATCTCCACTGATCCCCTCATCAAGGATACTTCTGCAAGGGATGCTGCAAAGGTTGTAGAGGATGTATTACAGGCAGTGGACGTACCTATTGTCATTGGCGGTTCAGGAAATCCTGAGAAAGACCCTGAAGTGCTGGAAAAAGCCGCAGAGGTTGCAGCCGGTGAGCGTGTGCTGCTCGCTTCGGCAAGCCTTAATCTGGACTATGAGAGGATTGCAAGGGCTGCTGTGGAACATGGCCATGTTGTGCTTTCATGGACACAACTTGAGATCAATGCCCAGAAGGAACTTAACAGGAAGCTCATGAAGCAGTGCAAGGTCCCAAGGGACAGTATTGTAATGGACCCGACAACCGCAGCACTGGGATACGGACTTGACTACGCATATACCAACATGGAGCGTATAAGGCTCGCAGGTCTAATGGGCGACGACGAACTGACATTCCCGATGTCCTCCGGTACTACCAACGCCTGGGGTGCCCGTGAGTCATGGATGGTAGCATCCCCGCTGAAGCAGGACTCGGACTGGGGCCCGAGAGAATATCGTGGCCCTATATGGGAAATTGTCACAGGCCTTGCACTCTCGCTTGCAGGTAACGACATGTTCATGATGATGCACCCGACATCTGTTCAGGTGCTCAAGGAAATAACCCAGACACTCTATGGCTCTATCGAGGCTGAAGAGCTGGACATCAGTAACTGGATTGGAGCGGAGGTGTAA
- a CDS encoding cobyrinic acid a,c-diamide synthase, which produces MARIIAVTGKGGTGKTATSALLIRQLAKGNKVILAVDADPDTNLPETLGCEVSKTIGDIKEFMHSERDNLPPDSNKESVLKSKLYEIIEEMPKYDLLVMGRPEGAGCYCYVNNLLRGIMDKLVDNYDILIIDAEAGLEHFSRRIFRKVDDLIVVTDGSRRGLRTAERIRELVDEMETDVSNIYVIANKVTETNRETIASTAKELGLELIGMIPVDEMLIRKDLAGEPLFELPDNSAAVREIEKIAAKLGL; this is translated from the coding sequence GTGGCCAGGATCATTGCAGTGACAGGCAAGGGCGGAACAGGAAAGACTGCAACGTCGGCCCTTCTGATACGCCAGCTTGCAAAGGGGAACAAAGTCATCCTTGCAGTCGATGCCGACCCCGATACAAACCTTCCCGAAACCCTTGGCTGCGAGGTTAGCAAGACCATCGGCGACATCAAGGAGTTCATGCACAGCGAGCGAGATAACCTGCCTCCTGACTCCAATAAGGAGTCAGTGCTCAAGTCAAAGCTGTACGAGATCATCGAGGAAATGCCAAAGTATGACCTGCTGGTCATGGGCAGACCCGAAGGTGCAGGTTGTTATTGCTACGTCAATAACCTCCTGCGCGGCATCATGGACAAGCTTGTGGACAACTATGACATCCTCATCATTGACGCTGAGGCCGGGCTGGAGCACTTCAGCCGCAGGATCTTCCGCAAAGTGGACGACCTGATCGTGGTGACGGATGGGTCCCGCCGGGGATTGCGGACTGCTGAGCGCATCCGGGAACTTGTGGATGAGATGGAGACAGATGTATCAAATATTTATGTTATTGCAAACAAGGTCACAGAAACAAACCGCGAAACTATAGCAAGCACAGCGAAGGAACTCGGGCTGGAGCTTATAGGGATGATCCCTGTTGACGAGATGCTCATCCGCAAGGATCTTGCCGGAGAGCCGTTGTTCGAGCTTCCTGACAATTCGGCTGCAGTCAGGGAAATTGAGAAAATAGCTGCAAAGCTGGGTTTGTGA
- a CDS encoding acetyl-CoA decarbonylase/synthase complex subunit gamma, translating into MKINSPLEAYKYLPGTNCAICGEQTCMAFASHLIDRSKKLSECTPMLEDKFRKKLDQLQGLLAPEIRQVEIGVGEKVVKIGGDDVLYRHKLTFFNQTALAYDVWDTMDEKDLVERVNKIQDFKKFYVGNFLTVDMVAVRSTSNDPKKFASAVKKVVETTDMPLVLCSFNPEVLKAGLEVAKDRNPLLYAANKDNWQQVAALALEYDVPVTLFAPNDLDLLKSLAKTFAEMGIEKLVLDPGTFPSGKQLKETFSNFIKIRRAGIDGDREIAYPLMAVPLTAWMVHDDPVSASYWETVVASVFTIKYGDIMILHSIEPYAMLPELHIRDTIYTDPRKPVTVDPGMYKIGSPTKDSPVFVTTNFALTYYTVESDISSNKIDCFLWAIDTDGIGVEAAVAGGQLTAAKIKKGIEDSGFNMKDDTSHNTIILPGLSARLQGDVEDETGSRVLIGPADSGRIPGWLEKNWPPKNK; encoded by the coding sequence ATGAAGATCAACAGCCCTCTTGAGGCTTACAAGTACCTGCCCGGTACAAACTGCGCAATATGCGGTGAGCAGACATGTATGGCATTTGCCTCGCACCTGATAGACAGATCCAAGAAACTCAGTGAATGTACCCCGATGCTCGAGGACAAGTTCAGGAAAAAACTCGATCAGCTTCAGGGACTGCTCGCACCCGAGATCAGACAGGTCGAGATCGGTGTCGGTGAGAAGGTCGTGAAGATCGGCGGCGATGATGTACTCTACCGCCACAAGCTGACATTCTTTAACCAGACTGCACTGGCCTATGATGTATGGGACACCATGGACGAGAAAGATCTTGTGGAAAGAGTGAATAAGATACAGGATTTTAAGAAATTCTATGTAGGCAACTTCCTGACCGTTGACATGGTAGCTGTGCGCAGCACATCCAACGACCCCAAAAAATTCGCATCTGCAGTGAAGAAGGTCGTTGAGACAACAGACATGCCTTTGGTGCTCTGTTCATTCAACCCGGAAGTGCTGAAGGCCGGACTTGAAGTTGCAAAAGACAGGAACCCGCTGCTGTATGCCGCAAACAAGGACAACTGGCAACAGGTGGCTGCCCTGGCTCTCGAGTACGATGTGCCTGTAACTCTCTTCGCACCCAATGACCTCGATCTGCTGAAATCACTCGCAAAGACCTTTGCCGAGATGGGTATCGAGAAACTTGTGCTCGACCCGGGAACATTCCCCTCAGGAAAGCAGCTTAAGGAAACTTTCAGTAACTTCATCAAGATACGCAGGGCAGGTATAGACGGCGACCGGGAGATAGCATACCCGCTCATGGCAGTACCGCTAACCGCATGGATGGTCCACGACGATCCCGTAAGCGCGTCCTACTGGGAGACTGTTGTCGCTTCAGTGTTCACCATAAAGTACGGAGACATAATGATCCTCCACAGCATCGAACCTTATGCGATGCTGCCGGAACTGCACATCCGTGATACGATATACACAGACCCGAGAAAACCTGTGACCGTTGACCCCGGAATGTACAAGATCGGGTCCCCTACAAAGGATTCACCTGTGTTCGTGACTACCAACTTCGCCCTTACATACTATACTGTGGAGAGCGACATATCCTCCAACAAGATAGACTGCTTCCTCTGGGCTATCGACACTGACGGAATTGGTGTTGAGGCTGCTGTGGCAGGTGGCCAGCTTACGGCTGCCAAAATAAAGAAGGGAATCGAAGACTCCGGATTCAATATGAAAGATGACACATCCCACAACACCATCATCCTGCCTGGACTTTCAGCACGCCTGCAGGGAGATGTTGAGGATGAGACCGGATCCAGGGTACTTATAGGTCCCGCGGACTCAGGCCGTATACCAGGCTGGCTGGAGAAGAACTGGCCTCCGAAAAATAAGTAA
- a CDS encoding acetyl-CoA decarbonylase/synthase complex subunit beta, whose amino-acid sequence MADEFPFEISPMFEGERIRKEGMHVELAGPKSKGFELVRAADMNDVEDGRFTLIGPDLSDMEEGSRYPFAMIYKIAGELVETDLESIVERRNHEFQNYIQGMMHLNQRDDVWIRVGKEAVSKGLNSFEHIAKAVMMLFKNELPFIEKVEAIYITDMDEIEKEIENTRAVYKARDERTRGLHDEDVDTFYGCTLCASFAPTNVCVVTPDRISLCGAINWFDGRAAAKVDPEGPQFAIPKGELLDAESGEYSGVNEFAKKLSSGEYDRIKLHSFMEYPHTSCGCFEVVGFYIPEVDGIGWVDRDFAGTAPNGLQFSTMAGQTGGGKQVVGFLGVGVNYFRSPKFIQADGGWNRVVWMPKMLKEKILQDMPEDIREKIATEDDAKDIDSLRNFLREKNHPILERWVEEEAEEEVEEEAPAKAQATPQAGFAAPQMMQMPANFMPAMPMMGGGSGGVRIILKNAKVTVDKITILKED is encoded by the coding sequence ATGGCAGATGAATTTCCTTTTGAGATATCTCCTATGTTCGAGGGAGAGAGAATAAGAAAAGAAGGCATGCATGTCGAGCTTGCAGGTCCGAAATCCAAGGGTTTTGAGCTTGTAAGGGCTGCAGATATGAATGATGTTGAGGATGGCAGGTTCACACTCATCGGACCCGATCTCTCGGATATGGAAGAGGGTTCACGATACCCATTCGCAATGATCTACAAGATCGCAGGTGAACTTGTGGAAACTGACCTTGAGTCCATAGTAGAAAGAAGGAACCACGAATTCCAGAACTACATCCAGGGCATGATGCACCTCAACCAGAGAGACGATGTGTGGATCAGGGTGGGTAAGGAAGCTGTCAGCAAAGGGCTGAATTCCTTTGAGCATATCGCAAAGGCGGTGATGATGCTCTTCAAAAACGAACTCCCTTTTATAGAGAAGGTCGAAGCTATCTATATCACCGATATGGACGAGATCGAGAAAGAGATCGAGAACACAAGAGCAGTCTACAAGGCAAGGGACGAGAGGACACGCGGCCTGCATGATGAAGATGTTGACACCTTTTATGGGTGTACATTATGTGCCTCCTTCGCACCTACAAATGTATGTGTCGTTACCCCTGACAGGATATCCCTCTGTGGTGCCATTAACTGGTTTGACGGAAGAGCAGCCGCAAAGGTGGACCCCGAGGGGCCACAGTTCGCTATCCCCAAGGGAGAGCTCCTGGATGCCGAATCCGGAGAGTACTCAGGCGTGAACGAGTTCGCAAAGAAGCTTTCAAGCGGTGAATACGACCGTATCAAGCTGCACTCCTTCATGGAATACCCACACACTTCCTGCGGTTGCTTTGAAGTTGTAGGATTCTATATTCCTGAAGTTGATGGAATTGGCTGGGTAGACAGGGATTTCGCAGGCACGGCGCCCAACGGGCTGCAATTCTCCACAATGGCAGGACAGACCGGCGGAGGAAAACAGGTTGTAGGTTTCCTCGGAGTAGGCGTCAACTACTTCCGCTCACCCAAATTCATCCAGGCTGACGGTGGCTGGAACAGAGTGGTTTGGATGCCAAAGATGCTCAAGGAAAAAATACTCCAGGATATGCCCGAAGACATACGCGAGAAGATTGCTACCGAAGATGATGCAAAGGATATTGATTCCCTAAGGAATTTCCTGAGAGAGAAGAATCATCCGATACTGGAGAGATGGGTGGAAGAAGAAGCAGAAGAAGAGGTAGAAGAGGAAGCACCGGCAAAAGCACAGGCAACTCCCCAGGCAGGATTTGCTGCACCGCAGATGATGCAGATGCCAGCCAACTTCATGCCGGCCATGCCAATGATGGGTGGCGGTTCCGGCGGGGTCAGGATCATCCTGAAGAATGCAAAGGTGACCGTTGACAAGATCACCATCCTGAAAGAGGATTAA
- a CDS encoding 4Fe-4S ferredoxin iron-sulfur-binding domain-containing protein, which produces MSDVFFKPAESIGADETQIDQITALFPKISPVHEGDIVAVKIHPGEYGNTTHIHPILVKTVVDLVKEADGIPFVTDTTVLYKGRRFNAADLICTAASNGFSHAGMGAPFICADGLHGDDSIVVRINGTKLDEITVASAIAKADSMIMLSHCKGHPASGFGGTVKNLGMGCLDKAGKTLVHKPGVPDIDPEKCTGCSKCISECLWDALYMEGDTARVNTELCKGDLSCTNSCRYGAIVPPEGFTDEMQARLGEAALGPVKALGGKIGYINWMFNLTPGCDCFNFSAPTFAGDIGILASKDPVAIDVASIDLINRRMKHDHVGQLTGVWNIDPVIHVEYAAKIGAGSLQYSLR; this is translated from the coding sequence ATGAGCGATGTTTTTTTCAAACCTGCGGAAAGTATAGGTGCTGATGAGACCCAGATAGACCAGATCACCGCCCTGTTCCCAAAGATATCGCCTGTTCATGAAGGAGATATCGTTGCTGTGAAGATACACCCGGGAGAGTATGGGAACACCACACACATACACCCGATACTTGTCAAAACTGTAGTCGACCTTGTAAAGGAAGCTGATGGCATACCTTTTGTCACTGATACCACGGTATTGTATAAAGGCAGGAGGTTCAATGCTGCGGACCTCATCTGTACCGCGGCATCGAACGGATTCTCACATGCAGGTATGGGAGCTCCTTTTATCTGTGCCGACGGGCTTCATGGTGATGACAGTATAGTCGTCAGGATCAACGGAACAAAGCTCGATGAGATAACGGTTGCCTCAGCTATCGCTAAGGCAGATTCAATGATAATGCTGTCCCATTGCAAAGGCCATCCTGCTTCCGGCTTCGGGGGCACCGTAAAGAACCTGGGCATGGGGTGTCTGGATAAAGCAGGCAAGACCCTTGTCCACAAACCAGGCGTACCTGACATCGACCCCGAAAAATGTACAGGCTGTAGCAAGTGCATATCAGAGTGCCTGTGGGATGCACTGTACATGGAGGGCGACACAGCCAGGGTGAACACGGAACTGTGCAAAGGCGACCTCTCATGCACAAATAGCTGCAGGTATGGGGCAATTGTGCCACCTGAAGGATTCACCGATGAGATGCAGGCCCGGCTTGGAGAGGCGGCCCTGGGACCTGTAAAGGCCCTTGGGGGAAAGATAGGATACATCAACTGGATGTTCAACCTGACCCCGGGATGTGACTGTTTTAACTTCTCCGCACCCACGTTCGCTGGCGATATAGGGATACTTGCATCAAAGGATCCCGTTGCAATAGATGTGGCAAGCATCGACCTTATTAACCGGAGAATGAAGCATGACCATGTGGGACAACTCACCGGTGTGTGGAACATAGACCCGGTCATCCATGTTGAGTATGCTGCAAAGATAGGAGCAGGCAGCCTGCAATATTCCCTGCGCTGA
- a CDS encoding CO dehydrogenase/acetyl-CoA synthase complex subunit epsilon, with the protein MVDTTKNTLMYTTWGTKTAKPVNPNVAAKLISKAKKPLLVAGSEIVDNEQLAQRAIAIGKKGVQIAATGHAINVFHGKGVNAKYINIHALAHYLGDKNWKGLDGQGSYDMILFLGHKKYYLDQVLSGFKNFSDLKTIAIERHFMQNATLSFGNLKPEVHVEALDEFIENL; encoded by the coding sequence ATGGTAGACACGACCAAGAACACACTTATGTATACCACCTGGGGAACAAAGACCGCAAAGCCGGTCAACCCCAATGTCGCAGCTAAGCTGATATCAAAAGCAAAGAAACCGCTTCTGGTAGCTGGCTCTGAGATCGTTGACAACGAGCAGCTTGCACAGAGGGCTATTGCTATTGGAAAGAAGGGCGTGCAGATAGCTGCGACAGGCCATGCCATCAATGTCTTCCATGGCAAGGGCGTGAATGCAAAATATATCAACATTCATGCACTGGCCCATTACCTCGGGGACAAGAACTGGAAGGGACTTGACGGGCAGGGTTCATATGATATGATACTCTTCCTTGGACACAAGAAATACTACCTGGACCAGGTACTTTCCGGCTTCAAGAACTTCTCGGACCTGAAGACCATTGCAATCGAAAGACATTTCATGCAGAATGCGACTTTGTCCTTTGGCAACCTGAAGCCTGAAGTGCATGTTGAAGCACTTGATGAATTTATCGAGAATCTGTGA